One window of Cryptobacterium curtum DSM 15641 genomic DNA carries:
- a CDS encoding MogA/MoaB family molybdenum cofactor biosynthesis protein: MSTATPDTSASHQRPALRIAVITCSDTRGIREDTAGAALEDLIRAEGWEVIDRLVVRDERTLISSAIIRAADDLDADIIITCGGSGLSLRDVTPEATRDVCEREVPGIAEAMRAYSLTITPYAMLSRALCMQRGRHLVINFPGSEKAARENWEGVKAVLPHAVSMMAGEGHGK, from the coding sequence ATGAGCACAGCCACACCTGATACATCTGCTTCTCATCAGCGGCCAGCGCTTCGTATTGCCGTTATTACCTGTTCAGATACGCGCGGCATACGAGAAGACACTGCTGGTGCTGCCCTGGAGGACCTTATTCGCGCTGAAGGCTGGGAGGTTATCGATCGTTTGGTCGTGCGTGACGAACGTACGCTTATTTCGTCAGCCATCATTCGGGCGGCTGACGATTTAGATGCCGATATCATTATTACGTGTGGTGGCAGTGGTCTTTCGCTACGGGATGTAACGCCTGAGGCCACACGTGATGTTTGCGAGCGCGAAGTGCCCGGTATCGCTGAAGCGATGCGTGCGTACAGTCTAACTATTACTCCATACGCGATGTTATCTCGCGCTCTCTGCATGCAGCGGGGTCGTCATCTGGTTATTAACTTTCCTGGCAGCGAAAAAGCTGCACGCGAAAATTGGGAAGGCGTCAAGGCAGTTTTACCCCACGCAGTATCGATGATGGCAGGCGAAGGCCACGGCAAGTAG
- the rplQ gene encoding 50S ribosomal protein L17 → MRHYKKGRKLGTDASHTKAMKKSLVAALFTNDRIKTIEMRAKEIRPDVDRIITWAKRGDLHSRRLAIRALGDKELVREVFEKVAQGQFADRNGGYTRIMKLGYRKGDNAPMVIMELVTEPVAKKKAEKSSKAASGAKKTAPKKAAQKTEDAKESKAAAATDEAKEEQSAVEEDKAVSEKATTKGASSKAKATKKTDAKESAAEKAVDGAAEGAAEQAALDADDAKVEKAAKEEKVDADKAAKEDAGE, encoded by the coding sequence ATGAGACATTACAAGAAGGGTCGCAAGCTCGGCACCGACGCCAGCCACACCAAGGCCATGAAGAAGAGCCTGGTTGCAGCCCTGTTTACGAACGATCGCATTAAGACGATTGAAATGCGCGCGAAAGAAATTCGCCCTGACGTTGATCGTATTATCACGTGGGCGAAGCGTGGTGACTTGCATTCTCGCCGTCTTGCTATTCGTGCTCTTGGTGATAAAGAACTCGTGCGCGAGGTGTTCGAAAAGGTTGCGCAGGGTCAGTTTGCCGATCGTAACGGTGGCTACACACGCATCATGAAGCTGGGCTATCGCAAGGGTGACAACGCTCCGATGGTCATCATGGAACTGGTAACCGAACCAGTTGCCAAGAAGAAGGCTGAAAAGTCGAGCAAGGCTGCTTCGGGTGCCAAGAAGACCGCCCCGAAGAAGGCTGCTCAGAAGACCGAGGACGCAAAAGAATCCAAGGCTGCTGCAGCAACTGACGAGGCCAAAGAAGAGCAGTCCGCCGTCGAAGAGGACAAAGCTGTTTCCGAAAAGGCCACTACTAAGGGCGCATCAAGCAAGGCCAAGGCAACCAAGAAGACCGATGCAAAAGAATCTGCAGCTGAAAAAGCTGTCGACGGAGCCGCTGAAGGTGCAGCCGAACAAGCTGCTCTCGACGCCGACGATGCAAAGGTGGAAAAGGCTGCCAAGGAAGAAAAGGTTGACGCCGATAAAGCTGCTAAGGAAGATGCGGGCGAATAG
- a CDS encoding energy-coupling factor transporter transmembrane component T family protein encodes MHVLDARVKLVLLLVYSFSLLVVGTWGGLLFFGVLLINAIATARFPWRLALRQLVPLGILLAFAILMQSFAIETSASVSASPSMGASVSFNTNTSFFPPDKSLIFPGYPLVPLPVSFGGLSFSPAGCERGVFLALRIVLLVMSSLVFTYTTADFSIARALEDMLHPFRGGRGHAQARDNRREHPKRGNEFGYQGHSKGKQPTSCDAGSNRCLVRNYDVRSNRWQAFSRDAATVASLALRFIPVFMEESRSIVQAQRARGAHLNHGGIQTRFLAWTTLLIPLFVGLYRHADTVAVAMDARAYGAGPSTRLSDTALTFSDYALVIVVSLFCIGVAVVA; translated from the coding sequence ATGCACGTACTCGACGCGCGAGTTAAGCTCGTACTCCTGCTGGTGTATTCGTTTTCGTTGCTTGTTGTGGGCACATGGGGAGGGCTGCTTTTCTTCGGGGTGCTTCTTATTAATGCCATTGCTACGGCACGTTTTCCGTGGCGTTTGGCACTGCGCCAGCTTGTGCCGCTTGGTATATTGCTTGCTTTTGCCATTCTGATGCAGTCGTTTGCGATTGAAACAAGCGCTTCAGTTAGCGCCAGCCCATCAATGGGCGCGAGTGTGTCGTTTAATACGAATACGTCATTTTTTCCGCCTGATAAGTCGTTGATTTTTCCGGGATATCCCCTGGTACCCTTACCAGTTTCCTTTGGAGGCCTATCGTTTTCACCGGCTGGATGCGAACGGGGGGTCTTTTTGGCTTTGCGCATCGTGCTGCTAGTGATGTCGTCGCTTGTGTTTACCTATACGACAGCCGATTTTTCTATTGCTCGCGCATTAGAGGACATGCTTCATCCGTTTAGAGGCGGCCGTGGTCATGCGCAGGCAAGGGATAATCGCCGCGAGCACCCAAAGCGAGGAAATGAGTTTGGTTATCAGGGGCACTCAAAGGGGAAGCAGCCGACTAGTTGCGACGCGGGCTCGAATCGATGTCTGGTGCGCAATTATGATGTGCGCTCAAATAGGTGGCAGGCGTTTAGTCGCGATGCGGCTACCGTGGCGTCGTTAGCACTTCGATTTATCCCTGTTTTCATGGAAGAATCTCGAAGTATTGTCCAGGCTCAGCGAGCGCGTGGCGCTCACCTTAATCATGGGGGCATACAAACGCGCTTTTTGGCATGGACGACACTACTGATTCCACTTTTTGTTGGTTTGTATCGTCATGCTGATACCGTAGCGGTAGCTATGGATGCACGTGCGTATGGGGCAGGTCCTTCAACACGGCTTTCTGATACAGCGCTTACCTTTTCCGATTATGCACTTGTTATCGTGGTATCCCTTTTTTGTATTGGTGTAGCAGTTGTTGCATAA
- the rpsD gene encoding 30S ribosomal protein S4: MAVNRTPVLKRCRQLGIDPIVLGYTGKESKRQPKRRRKESEYGMQLREKQKAKFIYGVQEKQFRGYFRRAKSQSGITGENLMAILESRLDNIVFRLGFARTRREARQTVTHGHITVNGNRVDIPSYRVRPGDLIAVAPKAKELLVIKSALVSNERVQVPAWLEVDIEKLQGSVLSLPTREQIDLDINEQLIVELYSK; encoded by the coding sequence ATGGCAGTGAACAGGACTCCGGTTCTGAAGCGTTGCAGGCAGCTCGGCATTGACCCGATTGTCCTTGGTTACACCGGCAAGGAATCCAAGCGTCAACCCAAGCGCCGCCGCAAGGAAAGCGAATATGGCATGCAGCTTCGTGAGAAGCAGAAGGCCAAGTTCATTTATGGTGTACAGGAAAAGCAGTTCCGTGGCTATTTCCGCCGCGCGAAGAGTCAGTCTGGCATCACCGGCGAAAACTTGATGGCTATTCTTGAGTCGCGTCTCGACAACATCGTGTTCCGTTTGGGTTTTGCCCGCACGCGTCGCGAGGCTCGTCAGACAGTTACGCATGGCCATATTACGGTCAATGGGAACCGCGTTGACATTCCGTCATACCGTGTACGTCCCGGCGATCTGATTGCTGTGGCACCGAAGGCTAAGGAACTCCTTGTTATCAAGAGTGCGCTGGTAAGCAATGAACGCGTGCAGGTTCCCGCTTGGCTTGAAGTCGACATTGAGAAGCTGCAGGGTAGCGTGCTTTCTCTTCCCACCCGTGAGCAGATTGATTTGGACATCAACGAGCAGCTCATCGTCGAGCTGTACTCCAAGTAG
- the glp gene encoding gephyrin-like molybdotransferase Glp: MREMISPEEARQLVLDHVSPLDSEEVSLLEAVGRVAATDIASDIDVSPFAHSAMDGFALRANQLAGASVASPVTLNVIAEEGAGEVFTGTIGPNECVRIMTGAPLPSDADSVVKYEVVTVVDGDGKTGSMVSFDAPIAYRKNVREAGEDARAGQRVVAVGDVISSAGVGFLASCGAVSVRTYRRPRVAVIATGTELVEPTEVPGPGKIRNSNSYAMAACVQQAGGIPNVLPIVPDSFEALSAAVASACKNYDLVLTTGGAANGDYDFIKQVVADQGDLFMTTVNMRPGKAQTFGLIDGVPVFGLSGNPAAAYVGFQMLVRPVLRKMQGFSRFEHTCVRARLSKDVKKKDPRRIYLRSTIEKDENGYSVTPAGNQSSGLFGVIQRSNCLAIMPEGLESKKAGDMVECLLLDIPEELVL, encoded by the coding sequence ATGCGTGAGATGATCTCTCCTGAAGAGGCACGGCAGCTTGTTCTTGATCATGTTTCCCCCCTCGACAGCGAAGAGGTTTCCCTTCTTGAAGCGGTTGGCCGCGTTGCTGCCACGGATATTGCAAGTGATATCGATGTTTCACCCTTTGCTCATTCGGCTATGGATGGATTTGCACTGCGTGCCAACCAACTGGCAGGTGCAAGTGTCGCTTCTCCGGTGACGCTTAATGTAATAGCAGAAGAAGGCGCTGGTGAGGTGTTTACTGGCACGATTGGTCCAAACGAATGCGTACGCATTATGACAGGTGCCCCATTGCCTTCCGATGCCGATTCAGTTGTCAAATATGAAGTTGTAACTGTTGTCGATGGTGACGGCAAAACTGGCAGCATGGTGTCTTTTGATGCGCCGATTGCCTATCGTAAAAATGTGCGCGAAGCGGGCGAAGATGCCCGAGCTGGCCAAAGAGTTGTTGCAGTAGGCGATGTCATAAGCAGTGCCGGTGTGGGCTTTCTTGCGAGTTGTGGGGCCGTATCGGTTCGTACCTATCGGCGCCCTCGTGTTGCTGTTATTGCAACAGGTACAGAGCTTGTCGAACCGACCGAGGTTCCCGGACCAGGAAAGATTCGCAATTCCAATAGTTACGCGATGGCTGCCTGTGTACAACAGGCAGGTGGCATACCCAATGTTCTTCCCATTGTGCCGGATTCCTTTGAAGCATTGAGTGCTGCGGTGGCGTCCGCCTGCAAAAACTACGATCTCGTGTTAACAACGGGTGGTGCGGCTAATGGTGATTATGATTTCATCAAGCAGGTAGTAGCTGACCAGGGCGATCTGTTTATGACGACGGTCAACATGCGTCCGGGCAAGGCACAGACGTTTGGCCTTATTGATGGTGTCCCAGTATTTGGTCTGTCGGGAAATCCGGCTGCCGCCTATGTGGGTTTTCAAATGCTGGTGCGTCCGGTATTGCGCAAGATGCAAGGGTTCAGTCGTTTTGAACATACGTGTGTACGCGCGCGCCTCTCGAAGGATGTAAAAAAGAAAGATCCTCGCCGCATCTATCTGCGTTCTACCATTGAAAAGGACGAGAATGGCTATAGTGTTACGCCGGCAGGCAATCAGAGCAGTGGGCTTTTCGGCGTTATTCAACGCAGTAATTGCTTGGCTATTATGCCGGAAGGCTTAGAAAGTAAAAAAGCGGGCGATATGGTTGAATGCCTGCTTTTGGATATCCCGGAGGAGTTGGTTCTCTAA
- a CDS encoding DNA-directed RNA polymerase subunit alpha: MTEFMRPTITTEEVSDTVARFVVDPLERGYGYTLGNTMRRVLLNSLDGAAATAIQIDGVQHEFATAEGVIEDITDIVLNVKGLVFSVFAEDAIEATAHVSAEGPCTVTGADLQVPTEFTLVNPDHVIATVADGGQLDMTIRIGVGRGYVVAERNKRNEDPIGIIHVDSLFSPVRRCALSVTDTRVGQSTDYDKLILEVETDGSLTPTDAVCQAANIVTQYMGAFLSLNESEEEEEGEVPSIFAPEGEETNAELDKQIEDLDLSVRSYNCLKRAGIHSVRQLVEYSENDLLNIRNFGAKSIEEVKDKLISMGLNLKQ; the protein is encoded by the coding sequence ATGACAGAGTTCATGAGGCCTACGATCACTACGGAAGAAGTCAGCGATACCGTTGCTCGTTTCGTTGTGGATCCGCTCGAGCGTGGCTATGGGTATACGCTCGGCAATACTATGCGCCGCGTGCTGCTGAACTCCCTTGACGGCGCTGCCGCTACCGCCATTCAAATCGACGGTGTGCAGCATGAGTTCGCGACAGCCGAAGGTGTCATTGAAGACATTACCGATATTGTTTTGAACGTAAAGGGTCTGGTCTTTAGCGTATTTGCTGAAGACGCTATTGAGGCAACTGCCCATGTGTCGGCAGAAGGCCCTTGCACGGTTACCGGTGCCGACCTGCAGGTTCCCACCGAATTTACCCTCGTCAACCCCGATCATGTGATTGCAACGGTTGCCGATGGTGGACAGCTTGATATGACCATCCGCATTGGCGTTGGGCGTGGGTATGTAGTTGCTGAACGCAACAAGCGCAACGAAGACCCTATCGGCATTATTCACGTGGATTCACTCTTCTCGCCAGTGCGTCGCTGCGCACTGAGCGTTACCGACACACGTGTTGGCCAGAGCACCGATTACGACAAGCTTATTCTGGAAGTCGAAACGGACGGTTCCTTAACCCCGACTGATGCGGTGTGCCAAGCGGCAAACATCGTCACACAGTACATGGGTGCCTTCCTTTCTCTCAACGAAAGTGAAGAGGAAGAAGAAGGCGAAGTTCCTTCGATCTTTGCACCTGAAGGTGAAGAAACGAACGCCGAGCTGGATAAGCAGATCGAGGATTTGGACCTTTCCGTTCGTTCCTACAACTGCTTGAAGCGTGCCGGCATTCATTCCGTTCGCCAGCTGGTGGAATACTCAGAAAACGACCTTCTCAACATCAGGAACTTCGGTGCGAAGTCCATTGAAGAAGTGAAGGACAAGCTCATTTCTATGGGCCTCAACCTGAAGCAATAG